The genomic interval TTTCGGTTTGGCCCAGCGGAGAAGAACCGGTAAACTTCGGCCCAACCATGGCGCCCCTCATCCTTCTCACCAACGACGACGGGTATCTTTCCCCTGGGCTCCATGCCCTGCGTCGGATGCTGAGCGAGCTTGGGGAGGTCTGGGTTTTGGCTCCGGAGAAGAACTGGTCCGCAGCCTCTCGAACCCGGGTCTTTCACAAACCTCTTCGGGTGTATTCCGCCCAGCTTCCCGATGGCTCCCTGGTCC from Methanomassiliicoccales archaeon carries:
- a CDS encoding 5'/3'-nucleotidase SurE; translated protein: MAPLILLTNDDGYLSPGLHALRRMLSELGEVWVLAPEKNWSAASRTRVFHKPLRVYSAQLPDGSLV